acattttacggacccgcctaagtacatcctgataaggctgatttaaataaggtgcacgatacaaagcatctgggaaaatcgaatacaccagtgcagcagaaatttcttttcgactcgcagtgaaaatgtactccaggctgaatctaactttcaagaaaaggaatgaatccacaacctccttgagaaagccccaaggagcctgtgtgacatctttggcatctgatgacactactatatcagGAAGATAATGAGCTAATCGGAGCTGTAACATTTCACGCAAAAAGGGATGAtcactgtctcgaaagaaaaacagacgagaaacaatttgcctgacGAAGAGATGGACTAATCCTAAACCACCTCGTTCAAGAGGGACGAACAGATTATCGCGCCGCATGAATTCGCAActcgagctccaaataaatgttgcaaatacgcgatgcagtgcctgaatacgaagtcttgagcagtgcagtacttgcagcacatacatgagacGGGAAACTGCACATACATGAGACGCCGATTCATGTTTAACGATTCATATTTTGCCACGTCAACGCGCACAGACAGTagcagctttgcacagacgtctcgcacagacatggtagatgcggtatcgccttcaactaaaacttacgcctcaatcagaacgaaaaagttgttgtccgtattgcaaaGGAAGCCTGGAAgggctgcaacactgatttgcttttgcgattggtatattaactacgaaaaaagccttaaatgaaccgccgacccgggatgttgtgcgggctgttactgccgattttgacagccgtttcttgttcttcgcgcaaatgtaatgcaacatttccatagctcgacaatgcttttcaatcgacaggTATGTTTAGccacatatctccgtcagagaagcggtcggttaatgcggctggcagccttcagcaACAGCAcacataggtatgtttataacgcgtaattcatatcggcgctcatcgcttgttgtgctgacaccgtggacacgaaagaatggtctctttaaaaacaccgatgggaaagcggaactacagagtgatttatcctcgttagacttgttgattccttagcctagacgggccgatagagtgtagacggactcggcgggtacggtaggcctagcCTTCGGGGGAAGCAAACGATCTCGGTTTGGGTACCTGGCGAAtgggaaaatgtttgtatttgagcttcagaaccttttaactattctTTTTACTAcaccagggaaagtggaagcgcccGAATCACcacagctttgttgtcggtgcgataatatcaatcaacggcaggcttcctgaggtccgttcgaacgcgtctgaaagGCTGCTGGATTTCGTTttgactgtacaacactgcgacaactcgcagtcagcGCTTGCGtgcaaactactagaaaacgaggcgttatctgcgtttgcgtgaTTTCGtgcacgaatacagctatccacacagtcaaaaggaaaatgtacaaagcgaaagtgatctgaagtgtcgcatatgcatgggctataGCTCACGTACCTTTagtccaagctgcaacaccgccgacacgaaacagacatttatgatccccAATTATAGCGCTACTTAGGACAGGACTTTGTTTTTAGACAGGAGACGCCCatgaaattgtatcaagcatttaatattcgaCAGCGCCtatatactccggcagtgcggcacaaacgaaaccagcgcagtctccagtacgagccagcgaactccagcgacaaccagcgtgtgtacagcgcacaccagtgcgccccagcgtcatagcagtgaaaccagcgtctcgtccagtttGGCCCAGcacttatccagcgatctcactagtgtcgcagtgactcccagtgactcccagtgtgcgccagtgtccccagtgccacccagtgccaaaaaacgcgctggtttcacactggaaggcactggaagactctggtttttgcaatagggtattGATCCCGCATTGGAATGCGAGAGCCGCGGGAGCGGATAATTCAATTAGAGACACCGCACTCATTCAGTAGTGAAACATCGGGCACAAATTTATAGCCCGGGCATAATTTCAACAAGACGCAATAAAGCGAAGTTTGGACAGCGAGGCATTGCGTACTCGCCACTACACGGAACATGCTTGCTGCATGTAGCAGCGTAACATGGTCCGACGGATTGTTCACTTAGCGCGATCGCGCACTTTGAAGTCTCCGAACCACCCGGCACGCTAGACCACAAATGTTAAACACCAATCTCGACGCTATTCCTCAACGCTGTGGAAAAGGTGGCAGCGGAGGCTTGCAGGCCCTATGACCGCGGCCTCTCTCGGTTGTCAAAGGAAGGGCCACTTTCGCAGTACTTGTATTTCTTGTGACTCTAGGACAACATAGTGGTCCTGTATACTAATAGAGTCTGTACAGTTTAACTCTAGGAGAGCATATAGGAGTACCTGTATGAGAATGAATTCGGTGCAAGAGTCACGAGGGCAGCATTTGTTCAGTCAGCGATGTGAGCAGCTGTGCGGGTGGCGAAAGCCTCTCCGACACTCTGTGACATGCGTAGCTGGTTGCAGTGACGCCTGTTCATTAACTGAAATAGGCTGGTATTTGTGCAGTAATTAAATGGCTCAATGTTTCGGCTTAAGTCTTTGCATTCGTATGCGGGAAAAATGTTTACTAGCCTGAAGTGTTCTATAGGGGGGCGGGGGGTATTTTACTATTTTATGAAGTAGTAACATGACAGTGATGATAATAAGCTGTGCTGTGTTGAACACCACCGGCGCACCTTCTTTGGCTTTGAGCTGGCGCTGAGGCTTTAGTTATTTATTGTTATGTATTTGGGCCCTAAGGTCACGTGATGGCTACATAGGAGTGAATGCGCGAGCCCTGTGCAAGAGTCCCACAGAAGCTTGAAGCTGTTGTCTGCTGGAAAAGCGTTTGAAGGTGATAACAAAGTGCGCAATAGGCTGCGCCAGCCTCCCTGTTTAGCTGGATTCGGTATGGTGACATATTTCTAGTACGTTTCTTCTGAAAATAGCTTAGTATCTTTAAGCCAGTGCTTTACGAGCAGAGCACTCCCCGTACATAACAACTTTGCCGTTATCATAGTTCGCGTCAAAGGTTCACTGGCACTAAAATAAAAGGGGCACAGTTAAGTGACAGCTTTTTCGAAACACTGTTTGCGGGAGACCCTATTTTGCTGGGTGTGGCAACACGAAAATTAACAATTCAAGTCACTTCAAATCAACAAAAATGACGTTATAATGGCAGGACCAAGACACCACGACGTTAGCGGGAGAGCGAAGAATTTTTAACCCCCTCACCACCAAAACGTGGGAAGGTTATCGTTTATTAAAAGACAGTCCACTGATACAATATCGATTGTTCAGTATAGTCCCGTCTAGTGAAGGAAAACACGCACAGGCGCTTTCGGAAACAGTTTCGTGGCAATGGTCTTGTGATCGGATTCTGCAACGATTAGCTGGCTCCCCTCGACGCCTCCTCGAAGGAACGGCTCAGCTGCCTTTGCATACTGATGAATAACGGTGCAGACACGAAGAGACGTTCAGCTACAGTGCTTAACCTTGCACACCAATAGCAGACACTTAATGCATTGTTCTCGGTGTTCGGTCTGTGTTGCAGCGGTTGATGTGTCATGAAGCGTCGGTAAAGCACTCTACAAACCGGACacattattttgtttctttcactGCGGTGACTTTGTGCAGATGATGTCCGAGGTTTGAGGCATTGTTGACTGTACTCTACGGTTTCTTTTCGTTCCACGCATTTGTAGATGTCTGTGTCAGTCGTAATCCCCATAGGACAAACGTTGTTTGTTTGTGCCACGTATGAACATTTCGTAGTTAGGCTGTCAATTATTATAGCCAGAAACAGGGTGCTGAGCCGACGCTCTCTTTTGCTTCGACGTGTGTATAGTGATGCTACATTTCCTGTCGTCGGCACCTAGGCTCAATAGACTTGGTTGTTGCTTTTGTTTATCGTGTTCACTGCTATGAGTACGCGTTGTTTTGCTTTGGCAGCGCCACGGCTCTATGGTGAAAAATAGGTTGTTGTTAATTCGGTACCCTTTCTAATCAGATGTATCAACGATTGCTATACAGAAAGGCTCTCACGGCTACCATGGGACTACAAgtgcattttttattgaaatgaaaataaaacaaagagaTGTAGTCACCCTGTAATGTGAAAACTACACCTGTTTGCCTaggaaaaacaaaaatatcaAATTATATGTATGTAGTTAGAAAACGAAAATAAACAACGTCATCGGGCCAAAAATCTACAGGACAAGTTCTCATCCACATACGAATAGATTGATATACAAGGGAAGACAAGTCGCACCCCAATGAGTTTGTAAACAGAGTCACAAACACGCACAAGCGCCCACAATGCAGTCTGCAATGAGCAGCTTAACAGCTACGCAATACACACTGTTCACTTACAGATGAAGCACGCACAGAGATATCACTGTCCAAAGTGAGTTTCAGTACACAGTAGAAAAGAGTATAACACGTACGTAATATACAAGCGCTAATAATTATTAAATCTGGAAGGAAGTTGTAGTTACATTGTGTTACAATTCAGTGCGGCATCTAGTACACGTTACAGATGCCTGCATGTGTCTTCGAAAAACTTTTCTAGTGCGTTCAATACTTTTCATTATGCTATTTGCGATGGCCATAGGCCCAGCAATTTTGAGAGTGGGAAGGTCGGCGAGGATCAGTGGGGTGTATCTCTTGTTCTAGCGGCCGTCATTGCGTTGCGTGTCTGGGACATTCGAGGAGTAGATGGCAAACAGCCGCATCGTGGGTGCCACAGGGGCCAGCCGTGGATGAAGTCCATTCTATGTGATATAGAAAAGGCTTCGTGTGTGCTGTTCCAAGGCGCAGTCGATGACTTAGCGTCTCTGTACGTTTCGGAAGTTCTACATCCAGCTGGTACTTGAGTGGCAGTTCCACTTCATAGTCTTTTCATCAAACAAGGTCGCCCTATACATTCCTTCTTTAGTACTTTTATTATACGTTGATTGTCCATTGGTGATAAAGGGATGAGTTGAATTTCTGCATCTTGATGGGCCGATTTTGCAACGAGTCCGCTGATTCGTTGCCTACTATACCAGCATGTCTCGGGATCCAGTGCAATAGCAGTTCGTGtttattttttgttcatttttttcgGTAGCCTGTGTTAAACTCTTTCGTAGTGTGTATACTTTATTCGTGCGTGTGGTTGGTTATCATCAATATATTCAGGACAGGCTAAAGCCGATGAGGAGTCTGCACAAATTTCGTACATTTTTGGCGTTTCATATTTTTTGATAAAGTATGTGGCTTGGAgaattgccaataattccactaTTGTTGGTGACGACGTGCGTCCTAGCCGACAAGCGTACTCCAGCTGTAGGATGGTGTAACATAAGCTACTGTCGCACTTTCTTTAATTACAGAATCATTCGCGTTGACTTGAATAGAGTCCTTACCCATGTCAAAAAGTGGATGTACAGGTCATTGTTTCGCAGCTAATGCGGAAACGTTGCTTTTCTTTTTAAGACATTCGATTGAAGTTTCTATTTTGAGTGCCTCTAAAAGAAATGGCTGATAGCAGCGGTTTGAGTGCCAAGAACCCGACCGTGGAAGTGATTTATGTTCTTGAAACATGGCGTCTATCTCTGCACATTGACGGTTATGAATCTTTGAAAGAAGTGCGTGCGCACAATTATGAGTATAAATTGAGAAGAGATGCCGGTTTGTGTGCATACTGCGAATTATGGTGAAACGTGGTTGCTGCGTTTTTGCAATAGTGAGGTGATCGGATGTAGCTTGCGGAACTCCTAGACGCACTCGTAAACTCCGAACCTATAACACCTGTAGTCGGTGGAGGAACGTCGCAGATGATCTGTGCAATACAGGTGTGGAGTAAGCAATTAACTGGCGGAAAAGTGCTCAGTGAACGTGAATCAGGAATGCAGTTGTTCCGGCCTACTTCGTACCTGCGATTCTGTGGAGAACATTTACGACACAACTAATTTGGTCCTCCAGTGCGGTCAAATGATGAGTTCATCGAAACGGATTGTCTAGAACTACTTCTAGACCATACCTGctgccaatgtttttttttagattATGCGCAATCTTAGCATAATAATCACATATGCACACACGGTTGTGCATAACCTAAATATCGTAAGTAGCAATTATGGTCTAGAAGTAGTTTTTTTCTCCACCTAAAAAACTCGGAATAAACATTTGCCGGGCTGGATCGTAGAGTTTCAGCAACAATAAATGTAAATAGATATTAGTGCACGGTAACGCATGCATTACCGTTTATCAATTGTAGATGGTTGTTTATATACTGTTTGTCCCTATCTTGTGGAGACatatacatcggccaaaccggtTGGTGTGTGAACACAACACTTTCAGAACACAAATGGTCCCTGGGGGAAACATTCATTCGCGCATTAAATGGCATTGTTCACAGTGTGGGTGCTTGCCGCTTTTCAGTGACACTACAGTTCTTTCTCATCATGAGGGCCAAGTGATCAGGGAAATATTAGGAGCTTTTCACATTAACAAAAGAAAAGAGGGTTGTATCACTCAACCATCTGTTCTACTGAGCCAACGTGAGGCATCGTGAGGCAGCTGAGCTATCGTGACTTTCTCCAGCAGACTGAAGaaagtctgctgtcgcaaaacgggtaaccGCAAAGTCTCCACATAACAGCTGCTAGCGCGcgcttcagaagaagcggtacgtcaacaagTATAATGAAGCATGCTCGTAGGAGGCCACAAGCATGCCAGCTAGCACTGCAGTAGATGTtattaaaagtactcgaagacatTCAGCAATCGTGACAGCCGAAGCAGCATTTCGAAAGAGcaagagagttcgcaagtgcgtatCATCGTCCACGAGAACAGTTCACTTTTCCCGCATTTGCAGCGAGCAGGcctcgtagcagacgacactttataacatttctctcaaaggcgcaacacttttctcataatacattTTTTATTTCCATAAATATGTGATCAGTAtatttatataagcacatgcacggttgttattggtgttgcaataattaattattaattattcaGTGGCGCAATGTAAGTATATCGCTTGACTTTGTCATCGGTTTCCATACGCGTGCGTCATCGCGTGCATGATAGCATGTTCGTAACCCGTGGCGCAAACGCGTCCTTGTACAGCGAACTGCAGTGGGCGACAGTTCTGAATTGTTTAGCAGCGCAAAATGGAGTGGATATAAAGATATAGGAAGCTGTAAAGGAcagcccggttggctaccataCAGCGAGTGAGGAGAGTATGAAGCAATAGGTATGCAGGTGTCACCTAGGTGGTACTGCCCACTGTTTGTGATTGTGCACGGGGGACATGCGAGCGACTCGTATCAAATTGAATACAGCGTGTAAGCTGTATAAGGTAGCTGTAACACTCTTTGTCTGATGTGGCACTGCGTCAAATAAAACGCTTCATTATAAACGGTGCAAGTCTGTTTTTCAGGCGCTTATTCCGAGATATATTCGGCGCACGGTCATGTATGAGGCATCTGCTCTATATACGAGAACCTCCTGGAACCATAGTTCTACGAGGAAGCCTGCGTCCAGCTGCGCATTCCAAAGGTGGGGCGAGCTACTGGTCTTCGCGGTTAATGCGGATGTTCTTATATACTGATCACCCGCACATTCGGTGCAAGTCTTTTTAAACGCTTCACCATAATACTAGCACCGTACCACCACATATGTTCCTGTATGCTTGTTGCGCCGGCATATATGCCAACGCCTGCGTCCGGCTGCGCATTCTTATGGTAGGGCTACGTTGCAACTGCGCTAGTGTGTTCCCCTTCTTCTCCTTGGTCTTTTAGCGCTGTTCTCCTGTCGAGACTGTACCCATATTTAGTCTGTTCCTTTGCGATCATCGACGCCTGTTTCCATATGCGCATTCTGTGGCTATAGTACGCGACCACGCAGCGCGAAAACCGCACAACTGGTAattgcttgtaaatatacttttcTTAGAAGTCGGGTGTTCTAGATCAGATAATATTCGCTGAACTGTTAAAACTGAGCATTAAAAAAATATgggatatccgaaattacaacgtggaaaagattgaggaagcagtaaaatatggacgcagcaagaaatcagtgagaagaaaacttggcataggacaaggcacaatgtatgcattgaaagataagcagggtattaTCATgagtaatttcgatgacatagtaaaggcagcggaagaattcGATACTTACTTCTACAGTAGCCACAGCAGCcaggctactttcattcgaagaagtgatgaacaggatgaagaggctcctataactagcgctgaagttcgaagggccttgaaagacatgaccaggggaaaagctgctggagaagatgaaataacagtctcTTTAATTCAAGATAGAGGAGAAAtcatgctcgaaaagcttgcggcccattatacgtaatgcttcacgacttcaagtgtaccagaaagctggaataacgccaacattatactcatccataaaaagggagatgttaaagaattgaagaattataggcccattatcTTGTttacagtattgtataaaatatttcccaagataatttctaataaaaTCAGGCCAACAATTGACTTcagccagccaagagaacaggctggcttcgggaagggatATGCTATcttggatcatatccatgtcatcaatcaggtaagagaaaaatctgcggagtacaatcaacctctttatatggctttcatagattatgaaaaagcatttgattcagtagagataccatcagtcatagaagcattgcgcaatcgaggagtacagcaggcatacatgaatatattggcaaatatctacaaggattgcacagcagccttggttctccacaagaaaagtagaaagttacctatcaagaaaggtgtcaggcaaggagacacaatctgtccaatgctattcactgcatgcatagaagaagtattcaagatcttagactgagaaggcttaggagtgaggatcaacggcaaatatctcagcaaccttcggattgcagatgacattgtcctattcagcaacaatggggacgaattacgacaaatgattgagggccttaaccaagaaagtgtaagagtggggttgaagataaatatacAGAAGTCAAAGATAacgttcaacagcctggcaagtgaacaaaACTTCAGGATCGGCTGTCAGCCtctagtgtctgtaaaggagtacgtttacctatagtctggtacaactttagaaaacaggagaggccccgcccagttgagcgaagcgcagcagccaattcctccgcgactaaagaaatagtcccgctcaaaaaattgcgactgcttctaaaacgcgtatttgtcggaataaataagatttgtgtatcttgacgagtgagttggtaaaactatcatgatgtaaatgctacagcacatgccggatcgcgagaaaAAATTAACTGCGTGCCTTcaacaacgctgtgcgtcgtctgctacggagcaagatcgacggcaccgggcgcgTAATTCTAAaacagtcgctggcttaatagcatagataatcatcatcactgtgcgcgtcgtcttcgttcacagGCGACGAGACAATGCTTACGGCaggcgtttctgtcgaagatACTCGGGGACGTCCTCCGCATGAGACGAAAAATTAACTGCGTGAACTCTCTCCTTcaacaacgctgtgcgtcgtctgctacggagcaactggctactcaccattctttctagtttacgggcgtcaaccggcCTCTCTCCTCGGCTTTTTTTGATGCCCcgtgaaatcgtcggcgtcagtgagtgagcagaTAAACATCGCGCCCGCCtaagtcaacaggataggaagactcgctacggCATTTACCGCGTCGTCATCAGCCCGGCGATGAAgatgtggacacccactcgagttcctggcctgtgcgaaaaTCATATATACACTGTttagagcaaacttcgccagtgtaCCGCGTCCctcccgttgtcacgccttccATGGCCGCTAGCTTATTTTTTAGGTTGGCCGCTTTAATTAGTTGAGCTTTtttaattataattttttttcgcggttgcgaacctgcaatctcatcagttcgcgcacgatcgcgcgcggcattccgtgccagtttacCGCCaaggagcccagcgaggtgacatcggaacgcgatcctttgtttcCGAAAGAGCCTTGTGttgcctcgatgaccacaccaccaaggagcctcggcaagaacaagagcggccacatcctgaacagcgattcacgtaacatgatcttccactgctacacgttttggcgtaacaggcagcctgaacgcagcctGGAGGAcccgagcaagtttgtcgccgacaggcttggtgtcagcgaaaggactgcgttcagggtgagggaggaagtttaagcttcgcatttttcgggtggcaaactgacgacgcccttgCGAAAGcacccacgcaatgcggagaagagaagacggagcgcgaagtttgacagcttcacgttgtgcgcgctgaggtcatgtgtgcacgatttctttcgcgtcactgagtcactttgttcattacaagccgtaggcaaagtgacggacagattcagacagttatattggtgaagtaataaatggtgaaagttgcaaaagctctcacagtaCTGCTaggctggactccattcactagaaaactgcgttgataatgatgaaagcgtcaagacaggtaATGATACCCCACTACACAATGTTATAtgtgtgtaccaccacatgtggcGGGCTGAATGCAAAAACATAGCAAattgctgtttcacaatatggcaccttttcatgtgcacctctggcaagctaccgtgtgcactgatgcataaacacattaacaggggtaagagatgaataactgtgcaagccacgtgatgcttttaacattttgtatctgtcaatgtttctgttgtcacaggtgatagaactttctttggtgcaagttggttaatcacgttgcggcaacagcacaagaagcaaggtcagaatagtaggaaaaaacaaagcaagatggcagactgaggaggcaaggtagacgagagagaaaggctttaatgacatcgaagaggccagccctgctattcaaaggacttggtgctttgaatgagacgagttaatgaactagtaaagaaagacgtggctgcagcatgcttacaagaacaagcgcaaaaataaaaggacataaataggaataaacacatacacgcacggaagcactcacatattcacacacatcaacacaaacgcgagcgcgaaaactaagatctaagaTATAAAAGGGGGAA
The DNA window shown above is from Dermacentor silvarum isolate Dsil-2018 chromosome 1, BIME_Dsil_1.4, whole genome shotgun sequence and carries:
- the LOC119455381 gene encoding uncharacterized protein LOC119455381 yields the protein MYVLQVLHCSRLRIQALHRVFATFIWSSSCEFMRRDNLFVPLERGGLGLVHLFVRQIVSRLFFFRDSDHPFLREMLQLRLAHYLPDIVVSSDAKDVTQAPWGFLKEVVDSFLFLKVRFSLEYIFTASRKEISAALVYSIFPDALYRAPYLNQPYQDVLRRVRKMCIPPGAKTFFFKLHTETLPVKTLLKARGCFVPWSTNCRLCPRAETMDHCFIDCTDAIFFWDILQRTLKKDIDITPYAIRFLPFKISGGPPYDMFVVLGLYSLWRARMCDRHAESPRSTRSFFQESAADIRSVYAVQEPPPDWMHLLDACVCLPEF